The segment AGCAGTTGCGAGGCCCTAAAAACGGTCGGCGGCGTCATTGCCCGAACATCTCCTGCGAGGCGTAGGTCATGTAGAGGAAGCCGTCCTCGTCCTGGTGGTCCTTGTACACCTGAGCCATGGTGAGGGACATGCTGGCCATCCCGCTGTTGTTGATGAGCAGGTAGAAGGCCTGAGACGGGAGCAGCGCCATCCTGTTCCTGTGGGACGGAGGGGCGGACAttgagggtgaggggggggcagacctGAGTCTCTCACGTGGGATGCTGGCGCAGCACTAAAAAATTATTGTTTTCCTCTAATTCTGAGCACTTTAGGCATTTTGAGTTAATTGACAACCGCTTGCACGGGATTGTTGGTATGCAGTGTGCTCCCAccgtcccacaatgcattgcacaCAGAGGGACTGCTCAACATTTGACTGACAGCTCTAGGGAACAGttaaaaccacaacaacaatttaCAGTTATACCAAGTTACTCAAACCCCGAGTTGGACCCAATTCGAGATCAGCAAACCGACTGATAAGACTTGACcgaaggaaacaaaaacaaaaaaaatctttactTTCTGCACCGTAATcatgacaaagacaaaatgaggaACACAACCGCGGAGATTCAAAAACTCACCCTAAACCGTTAAAACTCATTAAAAACCTCATTTGAAGGATCACTCTGTAAAACGCATGAAGGTTTCAGCTCAAACTAAACACAAGTGCTTACGTGAAGAAACGTCTATGAAAAGctcaggtcacatgaccatctttcaagagttaaaaaaaagaaaaagaaaaagacaaatcttTGGCAGGTAGACTTGAAGATTTGGGACTCAAGCGACAGTTTGTAGTGAAGACTTCTCAGGAACTGAAGACTTTCAAAGTGAAGATTTGACCTTTTATTAATGACATTTCCAGAACATAGACCAGTCACAGCAGAACGCAAACtagttttatttcactttctcAGAGAGTAAATCTCTGCCACAAAACTGCATCCAGCAGATAGTCGGAGCCCAAGAACCCGGAGTCGAAGATAATTGATTAATTGGGAGAGATGGACTTTACCTGATGATGGTGACGAACTGGGTCATGGTGAGTTCGTGCGGCACCAGGAACTTGGTTTTATCCAGAGGAGGAAGATAATTCTCCCTCTCGTACCGTTCAATGATGACCTGCGAGGCAGTAGccgttacacacaaacacacacacacacaccaggggtTAACGGTCCTTCACCGAATACTTACCGGGATTTTATTGGGGAATTTCGACCTGATCCCCGCCACTTCTTGTTTCCTCACAGCTGCccagaaaaaccaaaagaaaacatcagatTCACAAATGTTCCAAAGTTCCCTACTTATACACaagtatgttttattttaccgaAGCTCTTCCTCAGTTTGAACGGTTTGTTCTGCAGCTGGGTTTTTTCGAACGGAGGCATGCTGTGCGTCTGAAACCCTTGAGGGGCGTGcacgcgcgtgcgtgcgtgcgtgcgtgcgtgcgtgtcggtggtggaggaggcggaAGAAGCAGCGGGGAGGGTGTGTGCGGGTCGACCGGGCGGTGCGAGCCGAGCAGGGGTTAAATAGGGAGGAGAGGCGGCTGAGGCGCATCAGCTGATTAGCACATGGACGAATCATCCGCGAGGTTTAATCCAGTTTAGGgacgctcacacgcacacacgaacACGcacgaacacgcacacacagtgggTGAACGTGGAatgcaaacccttttttttagcAAACGTGGAGaataaacattagaaaatattatAACATATCTAATAATCTGTGCCCTTTCTCGCATGAGATGCGgtgtattctgttttttttgtttcccctgGACTCCAAACAGCTCATCAAATTGCTACATTGagtctttttttacattaacttAATACTTTGACGCTCAAACTAagcataaatatttttttttaaacattttttaatgagtTACATGCACTTAAATTGGCACAAAAAATGGCACCACGTGTTGTTCTCTACTAAGATAATTTGCCTTTTAGTCGAACAGCCAATCGTGTGAGAGTATGCATGTAGTGGGCGGGCCTAAGCGGAATCGATGTCACCGCTCAGGTGTGTCAGTTAAGTTTTCTTCAGTCATACCGGTTATGAAAAGATTGCGCCTTCAAAATACAATTCTTGTTTGAGTACAATTCACactatttctgttattttataGTTGGAAACTGATAACCGACATGTAGAGTGATTCGTTGCAAAGTGGCAACACAAATATAAACCATCATCAAATGCTGTAAGATTTGATTTATGTTTGATTTGGGTTAGGGCTATGGCAGAATGTGGCATTCAAGTTGTGTCTGCATGGCATtttgtaattaaattaaataattaaataggCACACATAATAATTCATTCTACGCTAACGCGTTTCGGTATGTATTATTCATAATGTAACGGTCAATTATTCATAACTATCGTTTACACAGCATGTTACCGCACGTACGcattaacggggggggggggtttattttgaaattccaAACCGGAAGTCCCGTGTCTGTTCCGATTCCGGCTGCCCAACGGTCGTCTCCTCAACTGACAGCCGGTCGAGACAGGAGCACAGTGGCGGCCAGCGGGAAGGACTGTCGATGGATCAGGTTTCCGTCAGGAGGATATTACACCGAAGCGGTTGAGTGTTCCGGGGACCGAGCCAGAAGTCACACCGCCCCGGTTCGGCCATGGACGAGCAGGCGGGCCCCGGCGTcttcttcaacaacaacaacaacaactcggGCTTGTCCGGCGGAGGGAACATTAAGGCTCCGCAGGCTGGCGACGTCGAGGGCGGCGAGGCGGCCAGGGCTCAGTACAACATCCCGGGGATTTTACACTTTCTCCAGCACGAGTGGGCCCGCTTCGAGGTGGACAAGGCGCACTGGGAGGTCGAGCGGGCCGAGCTGCAGGTGAGCACCGTCGCTCGCTCAGGTGTCCATTGTTTGGTTGGTTAGCTGAGCGTTTCGCCGAACCCCGTTGGGAAATCCGGGAATGTGTTGTTTCATCGAACTATCGGCGAACCGAATCGCCCGTTAAAGTAACGCACGCAACTCAACGTGAGTGGGAAAGACCCCTCGTTGTATTCGGCGTTACTTTTATCCAGCAACGAACACATTTTCCACCTAACATTAGTACTTTTATGAACGCTGCGCTACCTgaggcgggtgtgtgtgtgtttttttagccGTGTACGTTGGTCCTCGCGAGGAGTGACGCACATTCTTTCTGTCGTGTCAAGTTTTGTTGATACACAGGCTGCTTTTGGAGAGCAGTGTAATGCCGAATGTAAGGACGGTCCGGCATGGATCCCGTACACGTATTAAGTACTGTGAGCGACGTTTTAACTGCCGATACCGAGCGAGACGACGTGAAATAGCCGTATCTTTAAATGGATGTCCCCGTCAACgtagtgttgtgtgtgtgtgtgtgtgtgtgtgtgtgtgctacctgCTAACCAGGTTAGCAGCTCCCGTTGGTGTCGGGTGGGAGTAGTTGTGGGACAGTGTGCGTTTCGCCTGTGTATATTAATAATGGAGACGTGTGAGCACACCTTGGTGGTTTCGCTTTGCTAATGTGAGGCTACCTGTGCCGAGGGAATAAAGAAGGTGACGCCGGTGGAGTCACGAGACGTTGGTGTCAATCATTTATTTGGGGGAGCCAACCCGGAGCCGGAGGAATATACTCTGAATATATTCATTACGTGCTGTATATTAATCTTATCCGGGATGCATATCTTCACCTCAATTCATTTCACCAAATCCGATGTATTCTTACAAAGGGGTTGGGATTTTAGGTATTTACAGGTTTATGTGATTATGATGATATTCAACACCTTGTGTTGTGTAGACGCATAATGTGAATCTCTTGTTGTCCACTGAAGGATCATGAAGGTTCGTTAAATAACAATCTGGCATCAAAATAAACAACCTACGACCTGGATGTGTTTAAACGTCACGAAACACACACGTTAAATCTACCAAACCAGCAGCTTTTGATTAAATTCAAACCCAAGCTGCTGTTCAGGAATAAAGCAATAAAGCAAAAGTATAAAGATGGCCATTTTGTTGTTATTGGTGCAATCAAAGCAGAAGAGCATTTCgacacattttcatacagtAAATCCCTAAGATTTGTGATTAAGGGATCAAACAAAAAGGGGTTTTATGATACAGAAAGGAGGTCCAATCAAAATCTTGTAAATCAGCCCATCTTTGTAAATAAAGAGAGGATGACGTCATCACcggttggtttgtggactgatTTTAAGGCTTTGAGTTCAGGGAATTTGCTATCTGATTTTTTGCTGCCAATGAACGGTGTTTACTACATTTGGAATGCTGAGAAGTAACACAGGAGACGTGTGCGTCACAACGACCCGTCAATCACGGTCGGCCCGCCCCAAAGAATCCCCTGCTCGGTGGTCCGTTGGACTCTAAATGCATcgtaatttactaaatgaacctCATGCTGTATGGAAGGAGACATGAAAATGGAGATTAATTGATAAATTTAAGGGAGAAATTGCATCATTTTCACATCGACCTCTatggaaatgtttcattaaGAGTTGTCAACCGACCCCGGGGCGATCGCATCCACGTGGGGGGGGTCACTTCCTGCCATGATGAGCTATCGAGTGGTGGCTCTTTGTTACCGTTACTTCTACCTCCTCCCGGCCAATCGCACAGCTCCGTGTGTTCTGGCTGCTTGAGGGCTTTTTGTACCGAGCAGATTCGTGTGTAAAAAGCTCCACTCGGCagtttgacatttcattttctttcccatTGAGCCGATCAAAGCTGCGATGGAGGCGAGCGACTGCAAAACCAATTTCAGCCTCAAATCCGTTGGTTCCGTGGCCGTGGCGTCTGACTGTGCCGCCATCGAGCGCCTCAAGCTGAGGTCACCCTCGGCGGGGgggaatgtgggggggggggccagggAGAAGGAAACCGGGGAAGCTGGCATGTAAGATGGCTAAAGGTTACTGTCAGTGTATCATCCCATGAAGCGAAGAACGGCAGAGTGTGAAGGAAGTCTCTCTCTGTGGTTTAATCATCACGACTTGATAAGACTCTGATTGACAGAAGCTGCCCTTTAAGATTCATCACCTCCCACCTGCTGATCGAGGTGTTCCGGGTCAGCTGACGTCCTCTCCAACCGATACTGAATTTCTCAAGCTGATTTTGCCAACTACCGATGAAATGGCACGAACGCAAAAGCTTGTGCCTTCACACGCCCACCTTTTATTAAACCTTTATTGACATGCAGGTGTTGCAGTAGCACAAAGACAGAAATGCGTGGagatattatattaaataaatacattggaaactgcaaaaaaaaaacttgtcttCAGGACAGACAATGCAGGGGAACTCTGGGTAAATTtccaaaatacctttttatgAACGTCACCACCGCTCGATTACACTCCAGGAAAAAGCAGTTTCTGGCCCTGGGGGTCAGGTGGTAcgggggtgtggggtgggggggggcggaacaCTGCGGTGAAGCCATGCGTGCGCTTCGGAGAGCGAGTGGGTGTTTGGCCGCTCTGCTTCCTTCCTCCTGGGCCTCTGCTAAAAATACACCGGCGAGAGGACGACGGAGGCGCAGCGCCAACAGGAAGGATGGAGCGACGGCGACGATAGCAGCGTACCCCCCCCCGACTAGCCACATTCAAACAGACACTCCGACATCACTTTCTCTCCACGAAGCGCTTCCTGCGTGAGGGCATTTGCGCTAAGTGACGAGAACACCGCCGGCATGTGCACCGTCACCAGAGGAGCATCGTGGTCTCTTCCCCGCTGCCTTGTTTCTGCTCCACTAATGAGAGGATGTTTCCCGCTCGCACAGAGCCAGATGTGCTCGggcccgtgcccccccccccccccccccccctcccgatgtGCACGTGGTTTGAGAGCCGCGCACGTGTTTCACACAGCGAGGTCCTCCTGAGCTTCTGCCCCCGTTTGTCCGTCGTGCGCGTTCACGGTTCACTGTGCAGCTGCAGTGACGAGGCGCAAAAAGTCATCGGCCTCCGTCTTTGGGAGGAACTTGAGCCTGAAGCTTTTCGTCCCTGTGGTGGCCGATCCTTCTCTTTGTGTCAGTGtggtggtgcagcagcagcgtctctcCCCACCAGCATCCTGCTGCCTCCTCTGAGCTCtttgtgtttacatgcacgcTAATGTCTCACTATTAATCCTGATTTGTAAACAGCTTACTACGAATACTGAAAAAGGGATATTTGTTGCATGTAATGGCAGTAATTGACCTTTGCTGACACGTCCGTACTCCGGCTGGATTTATTCTCCATCTAAATGCTTCTGGTTACCCAGTCCAAGTCCTCTGCTTCTCGCTGCAGTGCTTTACGTCTAAATAATGCAGCTTTGTAGTCACACGCATGAGGAGGTGAAGAGAAGTGTCTTACGTAACCGCTGAACCCGGCGAGCCGTGACAGCGAGACGACCTCCTTCCCTTTGCGCGCGGcccggctcctcctccagcgcccGTATAAGGAATGGCATGCGCACCTGCTGGTTCTCCAGACAGGGCGTCGGACGCCGCGGGGAACGCCACGCCTCAGCGCTGCAAACCGCCCTTTTGTTTTGCCGGGCCCCCGGCCAACGTTGGCCCCGGCGTGGGCacatttccctccctccctccctcccagcgGGAGGAGTCACTCGGCAGGGTGAGAAAGTCAAAGAATAACCGGATTGAAGGCGTTAAGGTAGAAGGGGATTCTTTTCAGGAGAACGTGAGATGGAATATGTTGTTCAAATCCAGAGTAAAAACTAAAGAACGCAGTGTTTCCCCATGGTTTACCACCTCAGTAGTGTGTTAGTCGGTCCGTGCTCTCTGTCCACTGGCTGCGGTCCATTATCAAAACGTGGGCCAAATGACCCATTTCTGGCGTCACTTGCAAGTCGCTGTGTTCCAGATTCTCAGTGACGttagaaaaacaacatgtaCGACAAACGcgtggtcatgaagatactcgtCTAACGTTACCTGGAGTCTgcgtgagaaggaggaggcgagATCGGCTTCCAGGTCTGAAGAATGAGTTAAGACAGGACCCTCATTCAGAGTGTTTCTCCTCAAATATCAATCATTCGCTTCGTGTGAGACGACGTTGTGTAGAGAAATCCTATAATGTCTTTAAGTCATATTGTCATAAGGTCATATTTTGACCTGAAATGTGAGAAAACAATGAATTCATAGTTCATGACTCCGAGTTGGAAACAAAAGTGCGAGGCTGAGAATTACCAGGAAGTGTTAatagttctctctctctctcacgcacacagtTAGTGAAGCGTAGGTGGTTTCTGGTGTGAgggcagaaaaacaaacacacaaccagtgAATTCCTCTGGCctgataaagtgtgtgtgtgtgtgtgtgtgtgttcgttcacTGACTTCATTAAATCTGCTGCGCTGGAATAAAAGCTTGCCCCAGATTCTGAAGTGCTGAAATTAGACCCACTTAACAAGTGTGCTGATCAGAAGAgataatgatgatggtggtgatatTGGATAATAACAGCCCCTTTTTATCAATGAGGGAACATAAATGGTTGAACACGCGGCCCTTAAATATTCAGCTCCATGATCTCAAATAGCTGCATGCGCTCAgagacgcgccccccccccgcccccgtcccAAGTTGTCCGAGAGCAGGTCGAGGCTAATTAATAGAGGACTGCTTCTTTGAATcgcagcgacctgtcaatcacgttaacccccgccctaaagcatactgCTGGTGAGAGAGGCTCCATGGCGGCGGCGGAGAACTCTCTTCTGCGACAAGACGGAGGTGACGTAGCTGAGGACTCTCTTTGTtcggccccctcctcctcgtcctcctcagctctgctcttgaAGGCTTGATGCTGTTCTAATTAAAGTCCTGTCAGCTTCAGAGGAACACGCGTGTTCGCCCCCCCGCGGGGAAGAGTGGGCTACGGACTTTGTCACGCCGCTGTTCCCGCTCATCACGAAGccctccccgcctcccccccttGATCCCTGTCCCCCTGGGGCATCACATCAATAGGCCTTCTCCCATCATCctctcgttcccccccccccttcagacgTGTCTCAGAGTTTGGCGGCGCGAGAACCTTCGGATGTGTCGAGAAAATGGAAACGAAGAGAAAGGACGATGTGGGAAATTGGAGCTTGTTTCTGTAGCGACGGGGAGCATCCAGGAAGctttgtttccttcctcctcgtGGGCTGTTGTCTCCTACGACGACGAGCGAGGAGACATGAATCCTCAACGCGTCccaacacatccacacacaaaatgatgctTAAATAACTAAAGTTAAATGAAGATGTTTAAAGGAATCACTGGTGGATTTGCCcttcctgcagccccccccccccccccggtcatcCATGAAGGGGTGAATATTAGTGAGTATGAGGTCCTTTCTGACCACAGTGAAACCataagaagaacaagaacaactcaaactgccccccccccccttctatctCAGCAGCTTATCCTTCTCATCATTCCGTCTCCAGCTCCAAGGAAGAATAATCCTCTCACTGCTCcatattcacccccccccccaccccccccacacacaggacTCGTCTCCGTGTCCctacaactgctgcagcatTAATACGGCGTCAGTGAGGGGTCAGACATGCTCATCATCATGTGGTTAAAGAGGCGGAGCATCACGCTATGGACATATTTTATAAGCCTTTCAACAGCGTTTCTACATATTTCTCACGGTAACAGAAAAAACACCCCGGGCATCCCACTCAACTTTTGAAGTTCTGCTGGCTGACGAATCGATTGGTCGATCTCGCTGTCAATCAACACGCTGGCTTGTGACTCCACATTGTGTGtcagtatttcaacccaatcgACACAAAGCACTGCCCCCATCTTGGGTTCTAATAACCAGTGTTTTCCCAATATCTCCGATGGGGGACCTCCTCCcgctccgagggggggggggctgatagtCAGGCCAAATTGATTCTTGAGCTCTTGTTTATTCATAGTTCCCCCTGAGGCCTTTTATCGCTGTTGTCTTAAATAAGACAACGTAAGACTTGAGCAGAGCAGCTGAGACCCTTCAAACCTTTCAGAGAGTAAACCAGTGAGTTTCAGGTTTTTAATGAATATTGATCTTCGGTTTGTTGAAGTGAGGGCTGCCTTTTTGATTGGCAGGTGTGCTTTTGGTTTTACAATATAAACTCTCGCAGTGTTCCTTGGATCATTTAGTTTGAGTaaacacgtgtttttttttgtcactgtaGTCCTAAAATATCCAAATAAGCCAGATGGGTGGGGTCACGGTCCACTCTTATACACAGGCTATGGTTGTAACACTTTCCCATAAAGACCATTAAAGTACTAGACATTGTACGTCGTATCATCCGGTGTCCAGCGCCTCACTGAAGTGTCCAccatgtcctcacagaagcttTCTCTGACGGTCCTCATCAGCAGCCTCTCCAAACACTGTCCCTCGGTGCAGCTTCCATGAATCAAAGCGGCTCATTTGCATTTCTGTGATCTGATGTGGAGCACCGACTCgttctaaaaaaagaagaaaaaaaaaggctcatgGGAATATTTAACAAGTGGGTTACCCAGTTTGTCCTCCATGTGGAGGGGAGCCACCTCTGAGGGGTCCCACAGTACTGATTCTGAACCACCAGGAGCCCCTGAAACCACCAAAACTTGAATGAATTCTTCACTCTTTTATCATAACTCTGTGTGGCCACACAGGAAGAGGTTTGAATAGGGAGATGGAGGCGTGGCTGGGTGGTGGTCCGGTCACTTCCTGTGGACTTGTGCTGGCTTGGTTTGAAGGTGCTGATCACCATGGCAGCGACTGGTGGTGTAAACCAGTTCAGTTCAGTTAGGAGTTATAATAAAAGACTGATCTCCCCCAGGTCTCCTGCACAGACACGAGTTGATGAGTCACTCAGCGGCGCCACAATCTGCTCGGAGGCGGGTCGGGCCAAGAGCCAATGGAAAAGTTACCGGAGGCAGAACATCTTTATGGGGCATATTTGTTTGAGAGATCGGTTtacaaagagaaacaaactTCAATTTCATCCCCGGTGTCAATTTAACGAATCATTTTCAGAATGTCCACAGGAAAAGGGATATTTgttgagaattttttttttggtcttcgaGCTTTCATCTAGTGACCTTTAGAGAAGCTCTAACGCGGGGAACATGAGAGGAACTAGTTAAAAGCTGAAGGAGGATCGTCAGCCTAACTGGAGTGGAAACAACACGATTAAATCAGAGAAGAAGTTTGAGGTCATCAAAGTGATTTGAATTGAAAAcagcctcttttatttttttgtggcggCGTCACAGCGTGACCTCTGCTATCGATTGGTTTTCCTGGCTCCACATTCAGCCCCATGAAGCCTTTCACTGGCTGCTGCTAAAACGTGACGTTGGGAGGTTTCAGTGAAATCTATAATTATGAGAAAAGACGCCCCCGGTTCCTCCCACACAGAAGCCTTCCCCGGCGAGGTCACTGTGAGCACAGAGCTCTACTGGCTTTTTACTTTGCATGTTGAGAACGTCTTCACACGCGATAACGATGAACCAGTCATGAGCTTTTTCTGGGGGGAACGGGACTCGGGTCCGTGTAATTTAATCAGAGGGATTAAATTAAGCTTATATGGCCACATTTCTTGCCCATTTCACTTTATTATCAGAGCGCCCTTTTCATCTCTGTGAAATTCTGCCCCGGTGGCCCCGAGTGCACAGCGACCCACTTGTGATGTGCGTTTGACACGAAGGACGGGCCGAGTGTcctacttcttcttctgcagaagATGAGTccgccacaacaacaacaggacagCTCAGCTAGGTTTGGGTTCAAATCCCTACAGAATCATGATCGTATTGATTATCAGCTCCTCCTTATGTGGCTCCTCTCAGATGGATCAGTGTGGTTTTGAAGATGGTGCTTGTGAACCTCCGGGGTGTGACGTCAGCGCTGATGTCATCAGTCCAGCTGTGTAACGTCTGGGATCCTGCTGCAAGAAGGCTTCTTAAGCTCCATCACATGTGTCGGGTCCAgatggctcctcctcctcctccgctcgtCTCGCCATTTGACCTTCCACCCTGAGGCGGTCACATGTAGTCGGGTCCCATTTCCCACGCCCCCGCCCCCGTGTGTCTGGGAAGAGACGTTAGGAGGGATCAGACGCGGGGACGCGTTAGCCGGTCACAGGTTACCTTTTGAGGCCGTGTCCCATTTCCCAGGAGGCTTTGTGGCCCCTTTGATACCAGCTGACCTGACGTAGGAGTACGCTGGTATTGAAAGATGCTTTGAGTCAAGATGTAAATGCTCAAAcacactaaaaaggaaaaaaaaatacaccaacAAAAATATAGTATGTGCATCCTGAAAAAGACGAAAGGAAGGAAGCCAAAACGTTCACTCTTTTTTACTGCAAGACTTGAAGCTTTAACAATCTCTGGGGGGAAGATCCAATAAAATCATCAGGGCAGATAATTAATAGAAGATTCTCTCATCATCTTCATGTTTAATGGACTTTAGATGCTCTTATGGCTTTTGTTCTAATGTATTTGATGGAAGCTTAAGAACCCAAGTGATAAAGAGTCTTTCCTGTTCCCTGTGTTCCTCTAGGCTCAGATCGCCttcctgcagggggagaggCGAGGTCAGGAGAACCTCAAGA is part of the Pungitius pungitius chromosome 9, fPunPun2.1, whole genome shotgun sequence genome and harbors:
- the map1lc3c gene encoding microtubule-associated proteins 1A/1B light chain 3C, which produces MPPFEKTQLQNKPFKLRKSFAVRKQEVAGIRSKFPNKIPVIIERYERENYLPPLDKTKFLVPHELTMTQFVTIIRNRMALLPSQAFYLLINNSGMASMSLTMAQVYKDHQDEDGFLYMTYASQEMFGQ